The following proteins are co-located in the Fimbriiglobus ruber genome:
- a CDS encoding helix-turn-helix domain-containing protein, protein MRPQYSFPEPVVQAIADARYRHPDPRVQERMEILWLKTRNVTHSRIAELANVSRSTVQRTLRIYAAKGLDGVRSFGWKGQPSALTPHHGTIEDAFRRHPPHTAHEAARRIEDLTGVRRKASRVRQFLKEDLGMKCLKVAPIPVPPKKTVDEHARTQADFLKDGTGTEVGGSPRR, encoded by the coding sequence ATGCGTCCCCAATATTCGTTTCCCGAACCCGTGGTCCAAGCGATCGCGGACGCGCGCTATCGGCACCCGGACCCGCGTGTCCAAGAGCGGATGGAGATTCTCTGGCTCAAGACCCGGAACGTGACGCACAGTCGGATCGCGGAGTTGGCCAACGTGTCGCGCTCCACGGTGCAGCGGACCCTGCGGATCTATGCGGCGAAGGGTCTGGATGGGGTCCGATCGTTCGGCTGGAAGGGCCAACCCAGTGCGCTGACACCGCATCACGGGACGATCGAAGACGCGTTTCGCCGGCACCCGCCGCACACGGCCCACGAGGCGGCGCGGCGGATCGAGGACCTGACGGGCGTCCGACGCAAGGCGTCGCGGGTGCGCCAGTTCTTGAAAGAGGATCTGGGGATGAAATGCCTGAAGGTGGCACCCATCCCGGTGCCGCCCAAGAAAACGGTCGACGAACACGCCCGCACGCAGGCGGATTTTTTAAAAGACGGAACTGGAACCGAAGTTGGCGGAAGCCCGCGACGGTAA
- a CDS encoding carboxypeptidase-like regulatory domain-containing protein encodes MTSFVRSGFVALFAATLAAGCGGGSADSDVLSGKVTVNGQPAKDVTVVALVSGGGHEASGLTGADGTYRIVNPPKGAMKFRLSTLAPPPPPGITAPPPPPGATAIPPKYTTPENGLSFEYSGGKKTYNIDIK; translated from the coding sequence ATGACTTCGTTCGTGAGAAGTGGATTCGTTGCCCTATTTGCCGCCACCCTCGCAGCCGGCTGCGGTGGCGGGTCCGCTGATAGTGACGTGCTTTCGGGCAAGGTGACGGTCAACGGTCAACCGGCCAAGGACGTGACGGTGGTCGCCCTCGTTTCGGGCGGCGGCCACGAAGCCAGCGGGCTCACCGGGGCGGACGGGACTTATCGCATCGTGAACCCGCCCAAGGGCGCGATGAAGTTTCGCCTGTCGACTCTCGCTCCGCCGCCGCCGCCGGGCATCACCGCACCGCCGCCGCCGCCGGGCGCAACCGCCATCCCGCCGAAGTACACGACGCCGGAAAACGGGCTGTCGTTCGAGTACAGTGGAGGCAAGAAGACGTACAACATCGACATCAAATAG
- a CDS encoding redoxin family protein: MTHEAQQRRSRALPRLRTSRRAGRRNPPPPADQPAAKDEPTDAEKAFEDAVRAAEKAIRGAKAYTLKAEAAWKHSGPGGDRSGTNVAEVTAAGADKLRLEIFAPGVAGRYVAAADGKTLTRLYTAANLYSVTPTDQPLHELQTDGLTVAGLREVGVDFILHPDMHGAVMAQTVRVEDLGETGDKERKVRAFRVGLVNGRTVEVRFAAGPEPLPISLRTTAVIPTDEKTVYKLIVETKLTWDLAARPVADVFTVAIPAGAKKVDDLTDELRGQVTEDAIGQPAGPATFIGLDDKPVDIADWKGKSVLVVYSWATWSAPSTDDMAGLNRFVAAYTGKGVTFLAVNAGESADAAKAYAEKAGYKGTVVLDPKGEGLASLKLQTVPGAVILDKDGTVRAYHRGGKPHTKDAVKKDLDTLLKGEQPAPKK; this comes from the coding sequence ATGACCCATGAGGCTCAGCAACGTCGCTCTCGCGCTCTTCCTCGGCTGCGGACCAGTCGCCGCGCAGGACGCCGGAACCCCCCGCCGCCCGCGGACCAGCCTGCCGCGAAGGACGAGCCGACGGACGCCGAGAAGGCGTTCGAGGACGCCGTCCGGGCCGCCGAGAAAGCGATCCGTGGCGCGAAGGCTTACACGCTCAAGGCAGAAGCGGCGTGGAAGCATTCCGGCCCCGGGGGCGACCGGTCGGGGACCAACGTTGCCGAGGTGACGGCCGCCGGGGCGGACAAGCTCCGCCTGGAAATCTTCGCGCCGGGTGTGGCCGGCCGGTACGTCGCCGCGGCGGACGGCAAGACGCTCACCCGGTTGTACACGGCGGCGAACCTGTACTCCGTCACCCCGACCGACCAACCGCTGCACGAACTCCAGACCGACGGGCTGACGGTGGCCGGGCTGCGCGAGGTGGGCGTGGACTTCATACTTCACCCGGACATGCACGGGGCGGTGATGGCTCAGACCGTCCGGGTCGAGGATCTGGGCGAAACCGGCGACAAGGAACGAAAGGTCCGGGCGTTCCGGGTGGGTCTGGTCAACGGGCGGACGGTAGAAGTCCGGTTCGCCGCCGGTCCGGAACCGCTCCCGATTTCCCTCCGCACGACCGCCGTCATCCCGACGGACGAAAAGACCGTGTACAAGCTCATAGTCGAAACGAAATTGACCTGGGATCTGGCGGCCCGCCCGGTGGCCGACGTATTTACCGTCGCGATCCCGGCCGGCGCGAAGAAGGTCGATGATTTGACTGACGAGCTACGTGGGCAAGTGACCGAGGACGCGATCGGCCAACCGGCCGGACCTGCCACCTTCATTGGTCTGGACGACAAACCAGTCGACATCGCCGACTGGAAAGGAAAAAGTGTGTTGGTCGTGTATTCGTGGGCCACGTGGTCAGCTCCGAGCACCGACGACATGGCGGGGTTGAACCGGTTCGTGGCCGCGTACACCGGCAAGGGTGTGACGTTCCTGGCGGTGAACGCCGGCGAGTCGGCGGATGCGGCCAAGGCTTACGCCGAGAAAGCCGGGTACAAGGGGACCGTCGTACTCGACCCCAAAGGAGAGGGGTTAGCGTCCCTCAAGCTGCAGACCGTGCCGGGTGCCGTCATTTTGGATAAGGACGGGACGGTCCGTGCGTACCACCGCGGCGGCAAGCCCCACACCAAGGACGCGGTGAAGAAAGACCTCGACACGCTACTCAAAGGCGAACAACCCGCGCCGAAAAAGTAG
- a CDS encoding RNA polymerase sigma factor, with amino-acid sequence MDTTSASLLMSLRESASPAAWSRFVRTYSPMLYAWARRSGLQEADALDLVQDVFATLVEKLPKFTYDADRGFREWLWVVTRNKHLERTRRLKLPIDAATNADQVPDRPAVTAEEDDFRRHLLGHLVPSLKGQFQPTTWAAFWASVVEGRPATEVGAELGLSVDAVYKAKARVVARLHTVLSDVIAD; translated from the coding sequence ATGGACACCACGTCAGCCAGCCTGCTGATGAGCCTGCGCGAGTCCGCTTCTCCCGCGGCTTGGTCCCGGTTCGTTCGCACTTACTCGCCCATGCTGTACGCCTGGGCCCGGCGGTCCGGGCTCCAGGAGGCGGACGCCCTCGATCTCGTTCAGGACGTGTTCGCCACGCTGGTCGAGAAACTGCCCAAGTTTACGTACGACGCCGACCGCGGGTTCCGGGAATGGCTCTGGGTCGTCACCCGGAACAAGCACCTGGAGCGGACGCGCCGGCTCAAGCTCCCCATCGACGCGGCGACCAACGCCGATCAGGTGCCTGACCGTCCGGCGGTGACCGCCGAGGAAGACGACTTCCGGCGGCACCTACTCGGGCACCTCGTCCCCTCTCTCAAAGGCCAGTTCCAGCCGACCACGTGGGCCGCGTTCTGGGCGTCCGTCGTCGAGGGCCGCCCGGCCACCGAGGTCGGGGCCGAACTCGGGCTCAGCGTGGACGCCGTGTACAAGGCGAAGGCCCGGGTCGTCGCCCGGTTGCACACCGTCTTATCCGACGTCATCGCCGACTAA
- a CDS encoding protein kinase domain-containing protein, with protein MSTPGPCPSTTELEALLLGQLPLARAAAVQRHIDWCESCPARVDGLKLESRLMKFLADKPAAEPEDVPPGLLGLMDRLERMLPGRVDDTVGDSAAIGRPLEDGTPFLLPPQGAGELGRLAGYRVIRLLGRGGMGFVFEAEDTLLVRPVGLKVLHPRAGRAPGARDRFLREARAMAAVKHDHIAVVHQVGLFTAPVGNEVPYLAMELLDGESLHAWMRANRRPPVSWVVRIGRQVAGGLAAAHAAGLTHRDVKPSNLWLEVPPRWKDDPADDRPAFGSVARVKIIDFGLAASSNLDPADHDGIGGTPAYMAPEQFRGGPIDGRVDLFALGCVLYELATGEHPFPGRGTVPTTGTGDPPPAPAHDLNPAVPAKFSDLIGRLLADSPNDRPPSARAVERELEALEAELAAARRPRRWARTGFVAAGFLILVLGVGAIAYETWGTTWGTGQSRGVHVQAVPPDRPPFPAGPPDQWWCKELGELPSKQQFTAVARKIAELNPGYDSQHASGWVEDEGVIRFRMISDAVQDVRPVRGLADMRTFGLSGTAPGRGKFENLEPLRGLRLHTVILTNNPNLTDLTPLQGQHITRLELSDTGVSSLEAIDGTLLEELFIDHTRITDLDPIRTMPKLRLLAITGTPVGSLEPLADSPIKQLWADVRPDRDGELVRRMPKLTHINDKPVKEFWQPAAPVVR; from the coding sequence ATGTCGACCCCCGGTCCCTGCCCGTCGACCACCGAGTTGGAAGCCCTGCTCCTGGGCCAGCTCCCGCTCGCCCGTGCGGCGGCCGTGCAGCGCCACATCGACTGGTGCGAATCCTGCCCGGCGCGCGTGGACGGGTTGAAGCTCGAAAGCCGGCTCATGAAATTCCTGGCCGACAAACCGGCCGCCGAACCCGAGGACGTGCCGCCGGGGCTTCTGGGGTTGATGGACCGCTTGGAGCGAATGCTTCCCGGGCGGGTGGACGATACGGTGGGCGACAGCGCCGCCATCGGCCGGCCCCTCGAAGACGGCACGCCGTTTCTCCTGCCTCCTCAAGGAGCCGGTGAACTCGGGCGGTTGGCCGGCTATCGAGTGATCCGGCTGCTCGGCCGCGGCGGCATGGGATTCGTATTCGAGGCCGAGGACACATTGCTCGTCCGCCCCGTGGGGCTCAAAGTCCTCCACCCGCGGGCCGGCCGGGCGCCGGGGGCACGGGACCGTTTTTTGCGCGAAGCCCGGGCCATGGCCGCGGTCAAGCACGATCACATCGCGGTCGTCCACCAGGTCGGCTTGTTTACCGCCCCGGTCGGCAACGAGGTGCCGTACCTGGCGATGGAACTGCTCGACGGGGAAAGCTTGCACGCCTGGATGCGGGCCAACCGCCGGCCGCCCGTCTCGTGGGTCGTGCGGATCGGCCGCCAGGTCGCGGGAGGGTTGGCCGCGGCCCACGCGGCCGGGTTGACGCACCGGGACGTGAAGCCATCGAACCTGTGGCTCGAAGTCCCTCCGAGATGGAAAGACGACCCGGCCGACGACCGACCGGCGTTCGGCTCGGTGGCGCGCGTCAAAATCATCGATTTCGGTCTGGCCGCGTCGTCGAACCTCGACCCGGCCGACCACGACGGCATCGGCGGTACGCCGGCGTACATGGCCCCCGAACAGTTCCGGGGCGGCCCGATCGACGGGCGGGTCGATCTGTTCGCCCTCGGTTGCGTGCTTTACGAGTTGGCCACCGGCGAACACCCGTTCCCGGGCCGCGGCACCGTCCCGACGACGGGCACCGGCGACCCGCCGCCGGCGCCGGCCCACGACCTGAACCCAGCCGTTCCCGCCAAGTTCTCCGACCTGATCGGCCGGTTGCTCGCGGACAGCCCGAACGACCGGCCGCCATCGGCCCGGGCCGTTGAGCGTGAGCTGGAGGCGCTGGAAGCCGAGTTGGCGGCGGCCCGTCGGCCGCGACGTTGGGCGCGGACCGGATTCGTCGCGGCCGGGTTTTTGATCCTTGTTCTGGGGGTTGGTGCGATCGCCTACGAGACCTGGGGGACCACCTGGGGGACCGGGCAGTCCCGGGGCGTACACGTTCAGGCGGTCCCGCCCGATCGGCCCCCCTTCCCGGCCGGTCCGCCAGACCAATGGTGGTGCAAGGAACTCGGCGAGCTGCCAAGCAAACAGCAATTCACGGCCGTCGCCCGAAAGATCGCGGAGCTGAATCCGGGGTACGACTCGCAACACGCGAGCGGGTGGGTGGAAGATGAAGGAGTCATCCGCTTCCGCATGATTTCGGACGCCGTTCAGGATGTCCGGCCGGTCCGCGGGCTCGCGGACATGCGGACGTTCGGCCTGAGCGGTACGGCACCAGGGCGGGGCAAATTCGAGAACTTGGAGCCACTCCGCGGGTTGCGTCTGCATACGGTCATTCTGACCAATAACCCGAATCTAACGGATCTCACGCCCCTCCAGGGCCAGCACATTACGCGGCTGGAGCTTTCGGACACCGGCGTTTCATCGCTCGAAGCGATCGACGGGACGCTGCTCGAAGAATTATTCATCGACCACACGCGAATCACCGACCTCGACCCGATCCGCACGATGCCCAAATTACGTCTTTTGGCCATTACCGGAACCCCGGTCGGCTCACTCGAGCCGCTCGCGGATAGCCCGATCAAACAACTTTGGGCGGACGTGCGCCCGGACCGGGACGGCGAACTCGTCCGCCGGATGCCGAAGCTGACTCACATTAATGACAAGCCCGTGAAGGAGTTTTGGCAACCGGCCGCGCCCGTTGTTCGCTAA
- a CDS encoding DUF4214 domain-containing protein, whose protein sequence is MIRRVGSALGLCLFLSIVPAASAQVDPAGLIYSLYRKYTGADPTPQQLQIWIREMQKGVSAADVHANLIGSNEYFNRCQRNPVTFVNGVYAEVLSAAPDPKALEYWLDQLRRNRNDRVKWAKQFLKAAGVTIPPGVANPPGVVAPSDLPLRLLTTCQLLLQASQSECAGQAGWLIQNQAKNFVSYVRASMNTIRNPGADPNAYRTFLSQMDSGVNGIRTGLTAGGLPAPATRQHVEQVAQIVAAMAAVPGPQPPVIWPPVPPGPPLIPGGISRDEFVRYRGLIQETAQTARQSARVLRSVIPGGWGTTRLLAEVDGFVTSVDRLRTGLRVGMPVNDLRIQIDGVRNELAGLTGRIQTEVRDARAIQSWYQTVLTFNRLAAMIGVPAAPGVPAIPPPPPPVPGVPGVPGLPVGPGFGNVPGAIAAIDRGISECDALIAAFGPYVYHNPAVPRLQQELRVVRNNFVGLRQAVQRNPNRNDLQARYSTIKVAMNTRVSLYWNQAVTGARVQNAPPLTGLTIAVQDTGRLLRLN, encoded by the coding sequence ATGATCCGGCGTGTCGGCTCCGCTTTGGGGCTGTGTCTGTTTCTGTCGATCGTGCCCGCCGCCTCCGCCCAGGTCGATCCGGCAGGACTGATTTACAGTTTGTATCGGAAGTATACCGGGGCCGACCCGACCCCCCAGCAATTGCAAATCTGGATCAGGGAGATGCAAAAGGGGGTGTCGGCCGCCGACGTCCACGCCAACCTGATCGGGAGCAACGAGTACTTCAACCGCTGTCAGCGCAACCCCGTGACGTTCGTCAACGGCGTATACGCCGAAGTTCTCAGCGCGGCTCCCGATCCGAAAGCCCTGGAGTACTGGCTCGACCAACTGCGGCGGAACCGGAACGACCGGGTCAAGTGGGCGAAGCAGTTTTTGAAGGCGGCGGGCGTTACGATCCCGCCGGGGGTGGCAAACCCGCCGGGGGTGGTTGCCCCCTCGGACCTGCCGCTCCGCCTGCTCACGACTTGCCAACTCCTCCTTCAAGCGAGCCAGTCCGAGTGCGCCGGACAGGCCGGGTGGTTGATCCAGAACCAGGCCAAGAACTTCGTGTCATACGTCCGGGCCAGCATGAACACCATTCGGAACCCCGGAGCAGATCCGAACGCTTATCGGACGTTCCTGAGCCAGATGGATTCCGGGGTCAACGGCATCCGGACCGGTCTGACCGCCGGCGGGCTCCCGGCCCCGGCGACCCGCCAGCACGTTGAACAGGTGGCCCAGATCGTGGCCGCGATGGCGGCCGTCCCCGGCCCGCAGCCGCCGGTCATTTGGCCGCCCGTGCCGCCCGGCCCGCCGCTGATCCCGGGGGGGATTTCCCGCGACGAATTCGTCCGCTACCGCGGGCTGATCCAGGAAACCGCCCAGACCGCCCGACAGAGCGCGAGGGTTTTGCGGTCGGTGATCCCGGGCGGTTGGGGGACGACGCGGTTATTGGCCGAGGTCGACGGGTTCGTGACTTCGGTCGACCGGCTCCGGACCGGGTTGCGGGTCGGTATGCCAGTGAACGACTTGCGGATTCAAATCGACGGTGTTCGGAACGAACTGGCTGGGCTTACCGGCCGCATCCAAACCGAAGTCCGGGACGCCCGGGCGATCCAGTCCTGGTATCAGACGGTCCTCACCTTCAACCGGCTGGCGGCAATGATCGGCGTTCCCGCCGCCCCGGGAGTCCCGGCGATCCCACCCCCGCCACCACCAGTACCGGGCGTACCGGGAGTGCCGGGGTTGCCCGTTGGTCCCGGCTTCGGCAACGTACCCGGTGCCATCGCCGCGATCGACCGCGGGATTTCCGAATGCGACGCACTGATCGCCGCGTTCGGCCCGTACGTCTACCACAACCCGGCTGTCCCTCGGCTCCAACAGGAATTGCGCGTGGTGCGGAACAACTTCGTCGGCCTCCGCCAAGCGGTCCAACGAAACCCGAACAGGAACGATCTCCAAGCGCGGTACAGCACGATCAAGGTGGCCATGAACACCAGGGTCAGCCTCTATTGGAACCAGGCCGTTACCGGAGCGCGGGTCCAGAACGCCCCGCCGTTGACCGGCCTCACGATCGCGGTCCAAGACACCGGGCGGCTCCTCAGGCTCAACTGA
- a CDS encoding DUF1559 domain-containing protein: protein MFASHTARRRGFTLIELLVVIAIIAILIGLLLPAVQKVREAAARTTCSNNLKQLSLAIHNYAGTNGDKLPPLRITLNAATASTSDSTSTSGQASALTGLLPYVEQDALYRAHMAAGDVTVNKGIVVKTFQCPSDDTYGTGVGPNGWAGSCYAVNSLLLATAGWFNVTNVSQPKYSIGNIPDGTSNTVAIAERKMLTETSVTCSRDMPILWTGQDQYYSASIGEYQTTYPSYWATSNWWYSSQSIQPGVVGTTGVRWGANSAHPATVQLGMADGSVRGVNQSTNILTFWLAVMPADGQVLPADWN, encoded by the coding sequence ATGTTTGCCAGTCATACTGCGCGCCGGCGCGGGTTTACGCTGATCGAATTGTTGGTGGTGATCGCGATCATCGCCATCCTCATCGGCCTTCTCCTGCCTGCCGTGCAAAAAGTTCGCGAGGCGGCCGCCCGAACGACTTGCTCGAACAACCTGAAGCAACTGTCCTTGGCTATTCACAACTACGCCGGAACGAACGGCGACAAACTGCCCCCGCTGCGGATTACGTTAAACGCCGCGACGGCCAGCACCTCGGACTCGACTTCCACCTCCGGACAGGCCAGCGCGCTGACGGGCCTGCTTCCTTACGTGGAACAAGACGCCCTCTACCGGGCCCACATGGCTGCCGGCGACGTGACCGTCAACAAGGGGATAGTTGTCAAGACGTTCCAGTGCCCCTCCGACGATACCTACGGGACCGGCGTCGGCCCGAACGGGTGGGCCGGCAGCTGTTACGCGGTCAACTCGTTGCTGCTCGCCACGGCGGGGTGGTTCAACGTCACGAACGTCAGCCAGCCGAAGTATTCCATCGGGAACATTCCCGACGGTACGTCGAATACGGTGGCGATCGCCGAACGCAAGATGCTGACCGAAACGTCCGTCACTTGCAGCCGGGACATGCCGATTCTTTGGACCGGCCAGGACCAGTATTACTCGGCTTCGATCGGCGAGTATCAGACGACTTACCCTTCTTACTGGGCCACGTCGAACTGGTGGTACAGCAGCCAAAGCATTCAACCGGGCGTGGTCGGCACCACCGGGGTCCGCTGGGGCGCGAACTCGGCTCACCCGGCGACGGTTCAGCTCGGAATGGCGGACGGGAGTGTCCGCGGCGTGAATCAGAGTACGAACATCCTGACTTTCTGGTTGGCGGTGATGCCCGCCGACGGCCAGGTACTCCCCGCCGACTGGAACTAA
- a CDS encoding IS630 family transposase: MAEARDGKRTVYFVDASHFVLASFLGWVWCFVRLHVRAASGRQRYNVLGALNAVTHELVTEINTTYITATSVCALLRKIAALGGSLPITLVLDNARYQRCALVEHTAKALGIELLFLPSYSPNLNLIERLWKFVKKEALNSRHHQDFKKFQEAIDHCLADLPTKHREKLATLMTHKFQTWDNVSLLDA; encoded by the coding sequence TTGGCGGAAGCCCGCGACGGTAAGCGGACGGTGTACTTCGTGGACGCGTCGCACTTCGTCTTGGCGTCGTTCCTGGGGTGGGTGTGGTGCTTCGTCCGGTTACATGTCCGGGCCGCGTCGGGACGGCAGAGGTACAACGTGCTGGGTGCGCTGAACGCGGTCACGCACGAGCTGGTGACAGAAATCAACACGACGTACATCACGGCCACCTCGGTGTGTGCGTTGCTCCGCAAGATCGCGGCCCTCGGTGGGTCATTGCCGATCACGCTGGTACTCGACAACGCCCGCTACCAGCGGTGCGCGCTGGTGGAGCACACGGCCAAGGCACTCGGGATCGAGTTGTTGTTCCTGCCGTCGTATTCGCCGAACCTGAACTTGATCGAGCGACTCTGGAAGTTCGTGAAGAAGGAGGCGTTGAACAGCCGCCACCATCAGGACTTCAAGAAGTTCCAGGAGGCCATCGACCATTGCTTGGCGGATCTGCCGACGAAACACCGAGAGAAACTGGCGACCCTGATGACCCACAAATTCCAGACGTGGGACAATGTGTCACTCCTGGACGCGTAA
- a CDS encoding DUF1559 domain-containing protein, protein MFTSHAARRRGFTLIELLVVIAIIAILIGLLLPAVQKVRAAAARATCQNNIKQLALACHNYAGVYQDNLPPVDTLVSPTGTAPTGVSEGQAYGSIMYALLPFMEQTNLFQAHQQTGYLNTPNTAQVVKTFLCPADPTAGTGVGSSGWAGTSYAANFILFGQGSYYPSQWHKSIYKIGNIPDGTSNTVGFSERYMVAEGDTNDRDRGFYYPDPSFATYNYPLFGIYQTYYPNGFPGGWWFYSSESWQFSPQPSAAVRWALQSGHTSSIVCAMMDGSVRGITSGTSATTFWLAAVPNDSTVLPADWN, encoded by the coding sequence ATGTTTACCAGTCATGCTGCGCGCCGGCGCGGGTTTACGCTGATCGAATTGCTGGTCGTCATTGCGATCATCGCCATTCTCATCGGCCTGCTCCTGCCCGCCGTGCAGAAAGTCCGCGCCGCGGCCGCCCGAGCGACTTGTCAGAACAACATCAAGCAGCTCGCGCTGGCCTGTCACAACTACGCCGGGGTTTACCAAGACAACTTACCACCGGTCGATACCCTCGTTTCGCCCACGGGGACGGCACCGACCGGCGTGTCGGAAGGGCAAGCTTACGGGAGCATCATGTACGCGCTACTGCCGTTCATGGAGCAGACGAATTTGTTCCAGGCGCACCAACAGACTGGTTACCTGAACACTCCGAATACCGCTCAGGTAGTGAAAACGTTCCTCTGCCCGGCCGACCCGACCGCAGGCACCGGCGTCGGCTCAAGTGGCTGGGCCGGTACATCTTATGCCGCGAATTTCATCCTGTTTGGGCAGGGAAGCTACTACCCGAGCCAGTGGCACAAATCGATTTACAAGATCGGCAACATCCCCGACGGCACATCGAACACAGTCGGTTTCTCGGAAAGGTACATGGTCGCCGAAGGGGACACGAACGACCGCGATCGAGGGTTCTATTACCCGGACCCCAGTTTCGCGACGTACAACTACCCGCTGTTCGGCATTTACCAGACCTATTACCCGAACGGATTCCCTGGCGGTTGGTGGTTTTACAGTTCTGAGAGTTGGCAATTCTCGCCGCAACCCAGTGCGGCCGTGCGGTGGGCCTTGCAGTCCGGTCACACGTCTTCCATCGTTTGCGCGATGATGGACGGCAGCGTTCGAGGGATCACCTCGGGTACGTCTGCGACCACATTCTGGCTCGCCGCGGTACCCAACGACAGTACGGTACTTCCGGCCGACTGGAACTAA
- a CDS encoding potassium-transporting ATPase subunit C produces MLVFSVAICCGLYPLVLYGSARVLAPTTAAGGLIDEKGNDTRDPAAARGARLIAQPFSSDEYFWPRPSAASYNATASGGSNLGANNPKLRDRVAQQLGTMVVYKSGSPSAAGGRTPQQDIEAWFAAKPDRVADWASDSSVAPPAWAKIDFANDKYGIQGDYITQWAKDHPDVIEEWKKANADKTDEPKPEDLVVQFFASFAKTHPAKWPGVVETKKADGTVTKKIEPVTSDAQIQSNFFDLWLSDPAYKTKAADLEPVPADMVTASGSGLDPDITVRNALSVYQLDRVAAKRTASPGEAEKIKHGITFLVRSHSYVPLSGLVGEPLVNVLELNLALDAKFPVPPPAPTPAPGK; encoded by the coding sequence TTGCTCGTGTTTTCTGTCGCCATCTGTTGTGGTTTGTACCCGCTGGTCCTGTACGGTTCGGCGCGCGTGCTGGCCCCGACGACGGCGGCCGGAGGATTGATCGACGAGAAAGGAAACGACACCCGTGATCCGGCCGCCGCCCGCGGCGCCCGGCTGATCGCCCAGCCGTTTTCGTCGGACGAGTATTTCTGGCCTCGGCCGTCGGCCGCGTCGTACAACGCGACGGCATCGGGCGGGAGCAACCTGGGGGCGAACAACCCCAAACTCCGCGACCGCGTCGCCCAGCAACTCGGGACGATGGTCGTTTACAAATCCGGCAGCCCGTCGGCGGCCGGCGGCCGGACGCCCCAGCAGGACATCGAAGCGTGGTTCGCGGCGAAGCCGGACCGCGTCGCCGACTGGGCGTCCGATTCGAGCGTGGCCCCGCCGGCCTGGGCCAAGATCGACTTTGCCAACGACAAGTACGGCATCCAGGGCGATTACATCACGCAATGGGCCAAGGACCATCCAGACGTTATCGAGGAGTGGAAGAAGGCCAACGCGGACAAGACCGACGAGCCGAAGCCGGAAGACCTGGTCGTGCAGTTCTTCGCCAGCTTCGCCAAGACCCACCCGGCCAAGTGGCCCGGTGTCGTCGAGACCAAGAAGGCTGACGGGACGGTGACGAAGAAGATCGAGCCGGTCACGAGCGACGCCCAGATTCAGTCGAACTTCTTCGACCTCTGGCTGAGCGACCCGGCCTACAAGACCAAGGCCGCCGACCTGGAGCCGGTCCCGGCCGACATGGTGACGGCGTCGGGCTCCGGGCTCGACCCGGACATCACTGTCCGCAACGCGCTTTCCGTTTACCAGCTCGACCGGGTGGCGGCGAAGCGAACCGCGTCCCCCGGGGAGGCCGAGAAAATCAAACACGGCATCACCTTCCTGGTCCGGTCGCACTCATACGTGCCACTCAGCGGGTTGGTCGGCGAGCCGCTGGTGAACGTACTCGAATTGAACCTGGCGCTAGACGCCAAGTTCCCGGTCCCGCCGCCGGCGCCCACGCCAGCACCGGGGAAGTAA